The sequence TCCTCGCTTTTCAAACCCCAACGAGAGGAAACAATGAAAAAGGTACTGATACCGACCAAGCTCGACGCCGTCGCCCGCGAAACCCTCAACGCCAATGGAAGCTATGAAGTCGTCCAGGACGATTCGCAGGAGCTCGCGACCCTTGCCTCCCAGCATTCAGATACCTATGCCCTGATTGTCCGCTCCGAAAAGGTAACGGCGGAGATCATCGATGCAATGCCCACGCTCAAGGTCATCATCCGTGCCGGCGCCGGCTATAACACCATCGATATCAAGCATGCCCGCTCCAAGGGCGTGGATGTCATGAATACCCCCGGCGCCAACGCCAATGCCGTGGCCGAAGAGGTGGTTGCCCTCATGCTGGCCGACGCCCGCCACGTGGTGGCGGCCGATGCCTCGACCCGCGCCGGAAAGTGGGAAAAGAAAAACTTCATGGGCAAGGAAGTCACCGGCAAGACCATCGGCATTGTCGGTTTCGGCGCCATCGGCCAGCTGGTGGCCAAGCGCCTCTCCGGCTTCGATGTCAAGATCCTGGCCTACGATCCCTTCCTGTCCGACGAGCGCGCCCGCGACCTCGGTGCCGAATCCGTCGAGCTGACCGATATTTTCGCCAAGTGCGACTATGTTTCGCTCCACATGCCCGAAAACGACGACACCCGCGGCATCATCAACAAGTCGCTCATCGCCCGCATGAAAAACGGCGCCACCATCATCAACTGCGCCCGCGCCGGCATCTTGAACGAAAACGACCTCCGCGAGCTGAAGGCGGACAAGGGCCTGCGTTTCCTCAACGACGTTTATCCGAAGGACGAAGCCGCCGACCAAACCGTCACCGACATCGCCGACATCATGCTGCCGCACCTCGGCGCCAGCACCGTGGAGGCCAACTTCAACGCCGCGAAGCGTTCCGCCACCCAGCTCATTGGCTACGACGAAAAGGGCATCGCCTCCTACGTCGTCAACCGCGATGTGCCGATGGGCCTCGACCGCGCCTACTCCGAGCTCGCCTATGCGCTGGCGCACACCTGCCGCGGCATCGCCGGCGGAAACAAGCAGATGAAGCTCATCGAAACCAGCTTCTACGGCGACCTCGCCCG is a genomic window of Pontiella desulfatans containing:
- a CDS encoding NAD(P)-dependent oxidoreductase, with protein sequence MKKVLIPTKLDAVARETLNANGSYEVVQDDSQELATLASQHSDTYALIVRSEKVTAEIIDAMPTLKVIIRAGAGYNTIDIKHARSKGVDVMNTPGANANAVAEEVVALMLADARHVVAADASTRAGKWEKKNFMGKEVTGKTIGIVGFGAIGQLVAKRLSGFDVKILAYDPFLSDERARDLGAESVELTDIFAKCDYVSLHMPENDDTRGIINKSLIARMKNGATIINCARAGILNENDLRELKADKGLRFLNDVYPKDEAADQTVTDIADIMLPHLGASTVEANFNAAKRSATQLIGYDEKGIASYVVNRDVPMGLDRAYSELAYALAHTCRGIAGGNKQMKLIETSFYGDLARFGDWLLVQIVAALSDDFDRTQGYDAALEYLKEMGVEYFNRETDTSKGYGNAITVDVTTSVDAAHFKRVSVRGTVAEGNMMISRINDFDKLYFEPSGTAVLFIYKDRPGVIGQIGHTLAEAGINIDDMRNPHDPSGVDSLALMRITGKADCDVVEKIAQQIEALHASCISY